From the genome of Burkholderia cepacia ATCC 25416:
ACCTTCGCCGGCTTCGACGTCGAGGCGCTTGCCGCGACGTCCGGCGTCGCCGGCAATACGCGCGCCGGACGCGTGCTCGAACTCGGCGGCCAGTACACGAGCAACGGCCTGTCGGTCAGCGCGGTGCTGCATCAGGCACACGGCGAGGTATCGGCGGCCGACGACACGTCGGCGCGCCGCCGCGAACTCGGCACGCTCGCCGCACGCTATGCGTTCGCCGCGCTGCCGCTCACCGTCTATGCAGGTGTCGAACGCCTGACCGGCGACCTCGACGCCGCGCGCACGATCGTCTGGGGCGGTGCGCGCTACCTGACACCGAACGGGATCGGCCTGAACGCGGGCGTCTACCACACCGACTCGCGCGCGCCGGCCATCGGCCACCCGACGCTGTTCATCGCGAGCACCACGTATGCGCTGTCGAAACGCACCGTCGCCTACGTGAACCTCGGCTATGCGCGCAACAGCGGCCGGAGTTCGCAGACCGTCTACGAATACGACCCGACGCCGCTCGCCGGCGCATCGCAGTTCGGCGCGATGGTCGGCATGTACCACCTGTTCTGATTCCCCACACGAGATCCCGCCATGAAAACCCTGTCCCCGGATGCCGCACTCCCGCCCGACGGCCGCGCATCGGCCTTCGCGCGCTCGACGCTCGTCGCGCTCGTCGTGTTCGCGGCCATCACGCCGCTGCTGCTGCTCGTCGCGCCCGCCGTCGCCGGCCAGCTCGCGATGCAGCTCGGGCTGTCCGCCTCGCAGATCGGCACCTACTTCTTCGTCGAACTCGGTGCGTTCAGCCTCGCGACCGTGCCGTCGTACCTGTGGCTCGGTCGCATCGACGCACGCCGCGTGGCCGCGTTCGCCATCGCGCTGTTCGGCGCGGGCAACCTGCTGACCGCGCTGTGGATGCCGGGCTTCGTCGCGCTGCTCGCACTGCGCGCCGTGACCGCGCTCGGCGGCGGTTCACTGATGGTGCTCTGCATGACGAGCGCCGCAACGAGCGAGAACAGCGACCGCGTGTACGGCCTGTGGGTCGTCGGCCAGTTGATCGCGGGCGCGATCGGCCTGTTCGTGCTGCCGCATGTATTCGCGGCATTCGGGCTGCGCGCGCTGTACGTCGCGCTCGCCGGGCTCGCGCTGCTCGCCGCGCCGCTGTCGCGCGGCTTCCCGTCATCGCTGGGCGCGCGAACCGCGCCTGCGCAACACGCGCGCGGCGCGGCGGCACGGACGCCGCAAGGCTTGATCGTGCTCGCGATCGGCGCGGTGCTGACGTTCTATCTCGCGATCGGCAGCGTGTGGACGTTCGCGAGCCGCGCCGCGGCCGAAGCCGGGCTCGATCCGCAGTCGACCGGCAACGTACTCGCGATCGCGAGCGTGATGGGCATCGCCGGCGCGGCGCTTGCGTCGTGCGCGGGCGGCCGGCTCGCGCGGCGCGCCATGCTGACGGCCGGTTACGCGCTGCTGGCGGCCTCGCTCGTCGCGCTCGCCGTGATGCGGCAAGCCGGCGGTTACAGCGCGGCGATCTTCGCGTTCAAGTTCGCGTGGACGTTCGTCCTGCCGTTCACCCTCGCGACCGTCGCGCAGATCGATACGTCGGGCCGCCTCGTGGCCACGCTCAATTTCGTGATCGGCGCCGGCCTCGCTGCCGGCCCGTTGCTCGCCGGGCTGATGCTCGACGCCGGCGGCACGATGCACGCGCTGTTCACGGCCGCGACGGCCGTCGCGATCGTGTCTTTCGCCGCGCTGCGCCACATCGATCGCCGCACGCACGCCTCCGTTTCCTCCCAACCGTGACAGGTCTCGCACATCCATGAATCGCACTGCCTTTTTTACCGACGAACGCACTTTCTGGCACACCGGCGGCACGCATGCGCTGTTCTTCCCGGTCGGCGGCTGGGTCCAGCCGCCGTCGAGCGCGGGCTACGCGGAATCACCCGATTCGAAGCGCCGTTTCCTGTCGCTCGTGCAGGCCTCGGGCCTGGCCGCGCAGCTCGACCTGTGCGGCGCCGAACCGGCAACGACCGCCGACCTGCTGCGCATTCATCCCGCGCACTATCTCGACGCGTTCCGCGCACTCAGCGACGCGAACGGCGGCGACCTCGGCGATCTCGCGCCGTTCGGCAAAGGGAGCTACGAGATCGCCGCGCTGTCTGCCGGCCTTGCGATCGCGGCCGTCGATACGGTCGTCGGCGAGCGCGCGGTCAATGCGTTCTCGCTGTCGCGGCCGCCCGGTCACCACTGCCTGCGCGATCGCCCGATGGGCTTCTGCATGCTGGCGAACATCCCGATCGCGATCGAGGCCGCCCGCGCGAAACACGGCATCGAGCGCGTCGCGGTGATCGACTGGGACGTGCATCACGGCAACGGCACGCAGTCGATCTACTACGACGATCCGGACACGCTGACGATCTCGCTGCACCAGGACCGCTGCTTCCCGCCCGGCTATAGCGGCGCGGACGATCGCGGCGAAGGCGCGGGCGTCGGCGCGAACCTGAACGTGCCGCTGCTCGCGGGCAGCGGCGACGATGCCTATCGCTACGCGTTCGAGCGGATCGTGCTGCCGGCGCTGGCGCGTTTCCGGCCCGAGCTGATCGTCATCGCCAGCGGCCTCGACGCGAGCGCGGTCGATCCGCTCGCGCGCATGCAGTTGCATACCGACAGCTACCGGTTCATGACGCGTGCGGTGAAGGATGCCGCGCAGCGCCATTGCGGCGGGCGGCTCGTGATCGTTCACGAAGGCGGCTATTCGGAGGCGTACGTACCGTTCTGCGGGCTCGCGATCGTCGAGGAACTGGCCGGCATTCGTACCGACGTCGCCGATCCTATGCTCGACCTCGCGATCGCGCAGCAGCCGGGCGAACGGTTCGTCGCGTTCCAGCGCGGGCTGCTCGACGAACTGGCGGCGTCGTTCGGGTTGTAATGCGCGCTGACGAATGCGCCGGGGGGCCGGCGGCGGCCCTCTTGCGCGATCGGAGCGGATGGGGTCTCCTGTGCCTTTATCCCCGTTCCGGCCCGAAGCCGTACTCTTCCGATGAAATCGTCCCCGCGCGACAACAATGACGATGCCAAGACGCGCCGCCAGCCTTCGAAACTGGCCCTGAACATCGCCGCCGTGACGGTCGGCCTCATCACGTTCGCGCTCGGCGCGGCGTGGGTGATCTATAGCTGGATCGTCGATCGCGAGGCGCAGTATTTCGCGATCCCGCTGGTTTTTTCGGTGCCGGTGATCGTGGCGGTCGCGATCCGGAGTTTCTGGGAATAGACGCGCCTGAAACGGCGAAGCGCCGCGAGTCGGGTGACGCGCGGCGCTTCGTCGGGCTTGTTCCGGATAACGCGGCGAGCCCCTCGACTCGCCTGCGCGCCGGTCACAGGCCGGGACGCGGGCACGGATTGGAGACCGCGCCCTGATACCCCCCGGTGACGGCGCCCAGCACGGCGCCGACCAGCGACGTGCCGAGCGCTTTCAGCACGTTTTCGGTCGACAGCGACTCGCCGCCCGCCATCACCCGCCCCGAGTACGCAGAGCACGCCGACGTCGATGCAGTCGCATGCACCGGCCTGGCGCTCCACGCGACGTTGTCGGCAGGTGTATTGGCAAACGCCGGCGCGGCCAGCATCAGCGCCAGAACGGAAATCGGGATGCGTACGGTGTTTTTCATCGGTGGCCCCTCGGTGTTCTCGTACTTCTCGTATTCGATCGCGCTGACGATATTACATGCGGCCGAATTTGAGGGCGCGCTCCTCGTACGGGCTGCACGTCCGCGAACAAGACAGGCATCAACAAAAAAGCGCTGCGGTCAGCCGACCGGCAGCGCTTTTTCGGGAACAGCACCCCGACGAGTGCATGTTCGACTTCTGGTGCGTGAGGCCGGACTCGAACCGGCACACCCTTGCGGGCGTCAGGACCTAAACCTGGTGCGTCTACCAATTTCGCCACTCACGCGCATTTTCCGTCGCCTGACTACGCGGCACGCAAGATGCGTTGCCGCGCGCCCGGGACATCGCGCCGGCCTCGAGCCGGCACGCCCGATCAGGCGAGCGCGAGATTCTACCCGATCCGGGCGGCGTTGTCTCGCCCCGCCGGCACCCGTCGTGCGGCGGTGCTAGAATGCCGCGCTCGACGTTTCGGCACCGCGCCGCCGCGCGTCCCCCGAACCCGCCCCCACACGATTCCGCCCGTGAACTTCGACGACTACTGTCAGCAAAAGGCCGCCCCTGCGGGCTCCAGCGTCTACTACGCGTTGCGTCAGGCGCCGCTCGCCACGCAACCGCGCCTGACCGCGCTGTTCGCATTGCGCCGCGAACTCGAGGAAACCGTCAAGGAAACCAGCGACCCGACCGTCGGACACACGAAGCTCGCGTGGTGGCACAAGGAACTCGCGGCGCTGGCCGACGGACAGCCGTCGCATCCGGTCACGAAGGCGCTCGCGCAGCATCACCCGGCGATCACCGCCGAAGCCGACGCGTTGCGCACGCTCGTCAACGGCTACGGGATGGATCTCGAACAGGCGCGCTACCTCGATTTCGCGAATCTGCAGCGCTACATCGCGCAGGTCGGCGGCACCTTCGCGTCGCTGGTCGCGCGCGCCAGTTCGGCGAACCCGGCCGACCCGCAGCCGTGGGCCGCGGACGCCGGCCGCGCGCTGATGCTCGCGCAGTTCGTGCAGGAACTCGGCAACGACGCGCGCCACGGCCGCATCTACCTGCCGATCGACGAACTGCAGCGCTACAACGTGACGGCGGCCGACCTGCTGAACCGTCGCTACAGCCCCGCGTTCACCGAGCTGCTGCAATTCCAGACGGCACGGGCGCGCGAAGCGCTTGCGGCCGCCGAAGCGGCGATCCCCGCATCCGGGCGCCGCGCACAGCGCACGCTGCGCGCGCAGATCGCACTGGCCGGCGCGCTGCTCGACGAAATCGAGCGCGACGACTACCAGGTGCTGCACCAGCGCATTGCGCTGACGCCGATCCGCAAGCTGTGGATCGCGTGGCGCGCCGCGCGCCGCCGCTGAACGTCACGACGCATCACGCCTTCAACAACGGCAGCGTGTCGAAGCGCTGCTGCAGCACGCGCGTCGCATCGAGCCCCCACCACGGCCCGAGCACGGTCGCATAAAGCTGGCGGAAATCGACCGCGACCGGCAGGTTGCCGTTGCCGTCGAGCCGCCCGAGCGCCGGCGGTGCGCCGTACAGCCCGCCGGCCACGCGACCGCCCATCACGAAATGCGGCGCGGCCGTGCCGTGATCGGTGCCGTTGCTCTGGTTCTCCCGCACGCGCCGCCCGAATTCCGCATACGTCATCACGAGCGTCTGGTTCCAGCGCCCGAGTTCGATCAATGCGCCGCGCATCGCGCTCATCCCTTCCGCGAACTGCTTGAGCAGCGCGGCCTGCTGCCCCGGCTGGTTCTGGTGCGTGTCGAAGCCGTTGAGCGTCAGGCGCAGCACCGCGACACCATCCTGCGCGCCGGGCCCGGACGCTTCGCACGCGGCCAGCACCTGCATCGCGGTCTTCACCGACGTGCCGAACGCGCCGGCCGGAAAAGCCGTCCGGAATTCGCGCATCCCGCCGCGCGGGCGCAGCCGGTCGGCGGCCTTCACGATGTCGTTCTCGACGTCGATGATGTGTGCGAGCGCGGGGTTCTGTTCGCGCAGCGACGACGGCTCGGCGAGGCGGGCCGCACGGATGAACTGCGCGGGATTGACGAGCGCGATCGCGCGCGCGCCGTTCGCGAGCGGCCCCATCTCGGCGCTGCCGAGCACGACGCCGTCCGCCGCGAACCCGGGCGGCACCGGCGCCTGCGCGAACGTCCGCGTGAGCCAGCCTTCGTGCAGGTACTGGTCGGAGCGTGACGCGGTATCCCAGATCTCGATCGAGCGGAAATGCGACAGGTTCGGCTGCGGATAACCGACGCCCTGCACGACCGCGACCTGCCCGTCACGCCACAGCGGCATCAGCGGCGCGAGCGACGGATGCAGCCCCGTGTGCGCGTCGAGTTGCAGCACCTGCTCGCGCTTGATGCCGATGCTGCGCCGGAACTGGTAATACAGCGGATCGGCATACGGCACCACCGTGTTGAGGCCATCGTTGCCGCCCTTCAGCTCGACGAGGATCAGCACGTTCGCATACCCTGCCGCCGGCTGACGTCCGGTCGCAGCCATCGCGGGCGCCTGCCACAGCGACACGCCGGCTGCGGCCGCGGCGCCCGTCAGCGTCAGAAAATCACGTCGGTTCATCGCGCATCCTTTGGTTCACCGCCCGGCACCTTTGCCGCACCGGTTCCCCGCTTCATCGTCGTTCGAATCATTTCAGTTGATAGGCCGGATCCATCAGCAGCGCCTCGAGATACGCGCTGCCGGTCGAATCCGTGTCGATCGCCGCGACCGGCGAAAGCTGCAGCACCGCGTGCTGCAACTGAAGCTCGGTCGACAAGCCCGCGATCGCCTGCGGCCGCGCGCGATATTGCGCGAGCCAGCGTTCGAGGTCGAAACGCAGGCCGCCGCGCGCGGGCCTGGCAGGCGCCGCGCGCATGCCGGCGGCGGACGCCGCATCGACCACCGGCGTCGCGTGCGCGCGGACATTCGGCGGCGGCACCATCGCACGCGCCGGCGGGTGCATGCCGGCCGTCTCGGTCGCGCGGAACAGTTGCTCGACGAACTGCTTGCGCGCAAGCAGCGTGGTGCTGTTGATCCACAGCGCGCCGCCCGGCCAGCCCTTCACGTTCGGCGGATAGAACAGGTTCTGCCCGAGCGTGCGCACGGTGTTCGCAAGCATCTGCGGATCGCCGTACGCAACGTCGAACAGCCGCACCGAGCCGACGACGAATTCCGCCGGCGACTTGACGAGCACGCCGCGATTGCGCGGGTCCCAGAAGGCGTCGGTCGACCACAGCGCGGCGAGCGCCGCGCGAATGTCGTAGCCGCTCGAGCGAAACCGCTCGGCCACCGCATCGAGCGCGCCCGGATCGGGCGTATCCGACACGAACTCGCGCCACAGCTTGCCGGCGATGAAGCGCGCGGTGCCGGGCTGCTTCAGCAGGATGTCGAGAAAGCCGTCGCCATCGAACGGCCCGGTTTCGCCGAGGATCGTCTTGTCGCCCGCATCGTGCCATTCCGGCCGCACCTCGAAGCGCAGCGTGTCGGGATCGACCGTCCAGCCCGTCATCGCGCGCGCGGCTTCGGTCACGTCGTATTGCGTGTAATGCCCTTCGCCGAGCGTGAACAGTTCCATCACCTCGCGTGCGAAGTTCTCGTTCGGGCGGCCCTTGCGATTGCTCGCGCCGTCGAGATACTGAAGCATCGCCGGATCCTTCGCGACCGCGTGCAGCAGCACGCCGAAGTTGCCGAGCGCCTCGCGGCGAAACAGCGCGTTCTGTGCGGCCATCGTCTGCGGGTAAGGCACCTTGTCCTGCCCCGACGTGAAGTGCCCGTGCCAGAACAGCGTCATGCGCTCGGTCAGCGGCGACGGCGTGACGATCATCTCGTTGACCCAGGCCGCGCGCAACGCATCGTAGCGGACATTGCGCTCGCGCTGCTCGTCGCGCCGCATGTCGGGGGTCAGCGCCTGGCGTTGCGCGCGCGTCGGTGGCAACTCGGCGATCCAGTCCGGCCACGTCGTGACGGGCTCGCGCCGAACACTGCCGAGCGTGTCGGCCACGACCTGCGCGCGCGTCATGCCGACGATGCGCGCAACATCGGCGGGCGCGGGAGAAAAACCGGTACGGCTCAGGAAAAACAATGCATCGTCGGCGTCGAGCGGCGACTGCATGGCGGGCGACGGCGCCGGTGCGGCAGCGTTCGCTTTCATCGTCATGGACTCCCGGTGCGCACCGGCGGTGCGGATGCCGGTACAACGGCAATCGGCAGGCGAAAGTTGACGGAAAAATTGCTACGAATCTTTTCCGCGCGATGTATCGCGTTGTAATCCGCAGGGCGAAAGACGGCGCGTCAGCGCTTGTACAGCTCGCGAACGGCGTCCTCGATGTGCTGGCGCAAAAGGTGGCGCTCCTCGGGCGTCATGTGCCCGTCGCGGCGGCGCTGTTCGAGATCGGGAGGCACGGCGGAACGGACCGTCATCTCGGCGGTACGATCGGACTGCGGCGCTTTGCCGCGCGGCAGCTTGCGCGACGATGCGCCCTGCTCGGGGCGCTGCGCATACGCGAAGTTCGACGCATACGGACCGGCGAGCGCGATCGTCAGCATCAGTGCAATCCGGGCAGATCGCATGACCGTCCTCGCTTCTTTGGTCGATTTGTTCCCTTCGTCACGCGGCAACCGGTTACCTCTGGTACTTGAAAAACCCTGCGGAATTCGGGTGTGCAAAGATGAATGATGGAGTGCAGGGGAGTATCTACCGAATTTCGGCTTCGAGTAAAGGAATCTATATAGCCTGCCTTTACTCGGCGCGACACTACGGGTAAATTTTGTAACCGACTGTAACGCACGAAAATACGTGGCCGTGCGTCAATTCCCATTCGCGATAAGATGCCGATCATGGAAACGAAAAACCCCTCCAAGATTCTCGTCGTCGACGACGACCCGCGCCTGCGCGATCTGCTGCGCCGCTATCTCGGCGAGCAGGGTTTCAATGTCTACGTCGCCGAAAACGCAACCGCAATGAACAAGCTCTGGGTCCGCGAGCGTTTCGACCTGCTCGTGCTCGACCTGATGCTCCCGGGCGAAGACGGCCTGTCGATCTGTCGCCGCCTGCGCGGCAGCAACGACCGCACGCCGATCATCATGCTCACCGCGAAGGGCGAGGACGTCGATCGCATCGTCGGCCTCGAGATGGGCGCCGACGATTACCTGCCGAAGCCGTTCAACCCGCGCGAGCTCGTCGCGCGCATTCATGCGGTGCTGCGCCGCCAGGCGCCGGCCGAGCTGCCGGGCGCACCGTCGGAAACCACCGAGGTGTTCGAGTTCGGAG
Proteins encoded in this window:
- a CDS encoding MFS transporter, whose protein sequence is MKTLSPDAALPPDGRASAFARSTLVALVVFAAITPLLLLVAPAVAGQLAMQLGLSASQIGTYFFVELGAFSLATVPSYLWLGRIDARRVAAFAIALFGAGNLLTALWMPGFVALLALRAVTALGGGSLMVLCMTSAATSENSDRVYGLWVVGQLIAGAIGLFVLPHVFAAFGLRALYVALAGLALLAAPLSRGFPSSLGARTAPAQHARGAAARTPQGLIVLAIGAVLTFYLAIGSVWTFASRAAAEAGLDPQSTGNVLAIASVMGIAGAALASCAGGRLARRAMLTAGYALLAASLVALAVMRQAGGYSAAIFAFKFAWTFVLPFTLATVAQIDTSGRLVATLNFVIGAGLAAGPLLAGLMLDAGGTMHALFTAATAVAIVSFAALRHIDRRTHASVSSQP
- a CDS encoding class II histone deacetylase — translated: MNRTAFFTDERTFWHTGGTHALFFPVGGWVQPPSSAGYAESPDSKRRFLSLVQASGLAAQLDLCGAEPATTADLLRIHPAHYLDAFRALSDANGGDLGDLAPFGKGSYEIAALSAGLAIAAVDTVVGERAVNAFSLSRPPGHHCLRDRPMGFCMLANIPIAIEAARAKHGIERVAVIDWDVHHGNGTQSIYYDDPDTLTISLHQDRCFPPGYSGADDRGEGAGVGANLNVPLLAGSGDDAYRYAFERIVLPALARFRPELIVIASGLDASAVDPLARMQLHTDSYRFMTRAVKDAAQRHCGGRLVIVHEGGYSEAYVPFCGLAIVEELAGIRTDVADPMLDLAIAQQPGERFVAFQRGLLDELAASFGL
- the ompR gene encoding two-component system response regulator OmpR, with product MPIMETKNPSKILVVDDDPRLRDLLRRYLGEQGFNVYVAENATAMNKLWVRERFDLLVLDLMLPGEDGLSICRRLRGSNDRTPIIMLTAKGEDVDRIVGLEMGADDYLPKPFNPRELVARIHAVLRRQAPAELPGAPSETTEVFEFGEFSLNLATRTLTKSGQEIPLTTGEFSVLKVFARHPRQPLSREKLMELARGREYEVFDRSLDVQISRLRKLIEPDPGSPRFIQTVWGLGYVFIPDGAA
- a CDS encoding porin yields the protein MTKPRFIRTAAAVATLAACGAGAHAQSTLTLYGALDAGVQYLTHADGRHSAVQLQNYGILPSQVGLKGNEDLGGGWRALFKLEQGLNLNDGTATAPGYAFFRGAYVGIAGPAGTVTLGRQFSVLFDKTLFYDPLWYASYSGQGVIVPMNANFIDHSVKYQSPTFAGFDVEALAATSGVAGNTRAGRVLELGGQYTSNGLSVSAVLHQAHGEVSAADDTSARRRELGTLAARYAFAALPLTVYAGVERLTGDLDAARTIVWGGARYLTPNGIGLNAGVYHTDSRAPAIGHPTLFIASTTYALSKRTVAYVNLGYARNSGRSSQTVYEYDPTPLAGASQFGAMVGMYHLF
- a CDS encoding DUF1800 domain-containing protein, which codes for MKANAAAPAPSPAMQSPLDADDALFFLSRTGFSPAPADVARIVGMTRAQVVADTLGSVRREPVTTWPDWIAELPPTRAQRQALTPDMRRDEQRERNVRYDALRAAWVNEMIVTPSPLTERMTLFWHGHFTSGQDKVPYPQTMAAQNALFRREALGNFGVLLHAVAKDPAMLQYLDGASNRKGRPNENFAREVMELFTLGEGHYTQYDVTEAARAMTGWTVDPDTLRFEVRPEWHDAGDKTILGETGPFDGDGFLDILLKQPGTARFIAGKLWREFVSDTPDPGALDAVAERFRSSGYDIRAALAALWSTDAFWDPRNRGVLVKSPAEFVVGSVRLFDVAYGDPQMLANTVRTLGQNLFYPPNVKGWPGGALWINSTTLLARKQFVEQLFRATETAGMHPPARAMVPPPNVRAHATPVVDAASAAGMRAAPARPARGGLRFDLERWLAQYRARPQAIAGLSTELQLQHAVLQLSPVAAIDTDSTGSAYLEALLMDPAYQLK
- the hpnD gene encoding presqualene diphosphate synthase HpnD; translation: MNFDDYCQQKAAPAGSSVYYALRQAPLATQPRLTALFALRRELEETVKETSDPTVGHTKLAWWHKELAALADGQPSHPVTKALAQHHPAITAEADALRTLVNGYGMDLEQARYLDFANLQRYIAQVGGTFASLVARASSANPADPQPWAADAGRALMLAQFVQELGNDARHGRIYLPIDELQRYNVTAADLLNRRYSPAFTELLQFQTARAREALAAAEAAIPASGRRAQRTLRAQIALAGALLDEIERDDYQVLHQRIALTPIRKLWIAWRAARRR
- a CDS encoding DUF1501 domain-containing protein, which gives rise to MNRRDFLTLTGAAAAAGVSLWQAPAMAATGRQPAAGYANVLILVELKGGNDGLNTVVPYADPLYYQFRRSIGIKREQVLQLDAHTGLHPSLAPLMPLWRDGQVAVVQGVGYPQPNLSHFRSIEIWDTASRSDQYLHEGWLTRTFAQAPVPPGFAADGVVLGSAEMGPLANGARAIALVNPAQFIRAARLAEPSSLREQNPALAHIIDVENDIVKAADRLRPRGGMREFRTAFPAGAFGTSVKTAMQVLAACEASGPGAQDGVAVLRLTLNGFDTHQNQPGQQAALLKQFAEGMSAMRGALIELGRWNQTLVMTYAEFGRRVRENQSNGTDHGTAAPHFVMGGRVAGGLYGAPPALGRLDGNGNLPVAVDFRQLYATVLGPWWGLDATRVLQQRFDTLPLLKA